In Deltaproteobacteria bacterium, the sequence CGGCAGCGGCCCCGGCTCGCAGCGCGCGCCCGCGACCGGCGCGGCCGCGTGCTGCGTCGACGCCGGCTCGCCTGGGCCGCACGCCGCCACCGCGAACATCACGAGCACGCGCCACGCTGGCCTGGCCACCGGATCGCGACGCCACCGCCAGCGCCGGCATTCCGCCGGGCTCACGATCGCGCTCGCCACAGGATCCACACGCGGGTCTCGAGCGCTCCGACGCGCGTGCGGACCCCGACCTGCGCGGTGACGCGGCGGCTGCGACCGTGCAGGTAACGGCGCACGCCGCCCGCTTCGTCCGGCGGGTCCTCGCCCTCGGTCACGACCAGGCCCTCGTTCTCCAGCGCCTTGCGGTAGAAGGCGAGCACGTGGTGCTCCCGCGCATGCACGCGAAACGCCGCCTTGCGCACCCATGCACCCGCGACCTCGTCGTAGCGCACCGACTCCGACAGCCGCGTCGCGCCCGGCATGCGCGGCAGTGGGAGCGCGGGGGCCTCGGTGGCGGCCGCCGGCGCTGCCGATGGTGCTGGGCTCCCATCGATCATCGCGCTCGCTTCGGCTGCCGTGGCGGTGCGATCGACGCGCGCGACCAGCTCCCCGGCGGCCGCCGCTTCATCGGCGGGCCGCGCAGCCGTGGCGAGGCTGCCCACCACTTCGTCACCACGCGGCAGCGAGTCCGACGCGCGTGGCCCCGCACCATCGACGATCGCCGCGGCACCGTCGGAGCCGGCGGTCGGGCTCGGCTCGCCCGGTTCGCCCGGTTCGAGCGGCTCGCTCGGCTCGCCCGGTTCGCCCGGTTCGAGCGGCCGCGCGATCGCACGATCGTCGTCGTCGCCACGGTCCGCGCGCGGCACATCCACGCACCACCACGTCAGCAGCGAGCCCGCGCCCATCGCGACGAGCCGCTCGATCCACCGCGCCGGCGCGTGAACGTGGGAGTGCGACGTCATCGCGAGACCAACATCCTCTACCACGGCTTTCGTCCGCACGCCGACGGTGCGGCTGGCAAGTTTGCTACGCTGACCCGCCCCCGATGACCGCTTCGCTGCAGCCCGGCACGATGTACCGCGAGTTCGAGATCCTCGCCGAGATCGGGGCGGGCTCGTTCGCGAAGGTCTACAAGGTGCTGGCGCCGGGCTTCGACCGGCCGCTCGCGCTGAAGATCGCCCACGAGGTCCGCATGGGCGACGACATGATCAAGCGCGCGATCCGAGAGGTCGCGGTGCTGCGCTCGCTGACCAACCCCCACGTCGCGCGCCTGCACGGCTCGAGCATCGGCAACGATCACTTCTACGTGCTGATGGACTACCTGCAGGGTCACCAGCTCGATCACTTCCACGACTTCGATCGCCCGATGGGCGTCGCGCAGGCGCTCGAGATCGTGCTGCAGGCATGCATGGGGCTGGCCGAGGCCCACGCTCAGGGCGTGGTACACCGCGACGTCAAGCCGGCGAACCTGTGGATCGAGGACGACGGCACCGTGAAGCTGCTCGACTTCGGGCTCGCACGTGCGTGGGGGGTGCCGTGGGCCTTCGGCACCAACGCGACCGCGGCCCGCACGGTGGTCGGCACGCCGCACTACTGCCAGCCCGAGCAACTCGTCACCGACCAGCTCACGCCGGCGTCCGACGTCTACTCGCTGGCGACGATCCTGTACGAGCTGCTGTGCGGCCACGCGGTGCTGTTTCCCCAGCGGCACGTGAGCGACGTCGTCGAGGCGCTGCGCGACAACCCGGTCGCGTGGCTCGACGCCCACGCGATGCGCAGCATGGTGCCCATCTCGCGCTACCCCGGCTGCGGTGGGCTGCCCGACGCACTGCTCGAGCTGCTACGCAGTTCGCTCGCCAAGGACCCCAGCCGGCGCCCGACCGACGCCGGCGCGATGGCCCGGGTGCTCGGCAGCATCCTCCACGAGGACCTCGACGCGACCCCAGCCGGACGCGTGCGCGTGCGGACGCCGGGGGGCACGTCGATCGACGCACCGCTGGTGCCCGGCCGCCGTCGACTCGGCGGCGAGGCGGCCGACATCGTG encodes:
- a CDS encoding serine/threonine protein kinase, which produces MTASLQPGTMYREFEILAEIGAGSFAKVYKVLAPGFDRPLALKIAHEVRMGDDMIKRAIREVAVLRSLTNPHVARLHGSSIGNDHFYVLMDYLQGHQLDHFHDFDRPMGVAQALEIVLQACMGLAEAHAQGVVHRDVKPANLWIEDDGTVKLLDFGLARAWGVPWAFGTNATAARTVVGTPHYCQPEQLVTDQLTPASDVYSLATILYELLCGHAVLFPQRHVSDVVEALRDNPVAWLDAHAMRSMVPISRYPGCGGLPDALLELLRSSLAKDPSRRPTDAGAMARVLGSILHEDLDATPAGRVRVRTPGGTSIDAPLVPGRRRLGGEAADIVLPGVDELVAIVDWSGGARPIQIRPGPGGAELHRNGEPLRRAIFVEPGDVFAGAGAQFVVMHAADL